From Plasmodium yoelii strain 17X genome assembly, chromosome: 11, a single genomic window includes:
- a CDS encoding histone deacetylase encodes MYWFYFVILFMLFEFVWITLELKQKYPNKRIIEISNFINFIEQTKKNYNSRIFQNVEKKKIEKLIDLHTEQFAHKCVKNEINKKYYPLCNKRNEKVNEIDEKIWDYPNHVSCDNELLFLDIQKEVFKICENSFNEKIYENIFKNQKKYCNNSKNPPYVFHPIYSNAERKVNKSNRHIQTHRFKINKYENIFNYLNKREECIYENNYIIPSCDISKIKKSLFSIHSTNFINKMFNIIKNNEEIKLYELNLFSDLIARYLIEINGTILSSLLALKHSMCMHIGGGNHHSKRDKGDGFCIFNDIAIAVDFLLFYKIVKNVIILDVDVHQGDGTAEIFQNHQNVKTISLHCKNNYPFLKKKSTIDIELNSYMEDNEYLKIYQNILNNIKPQKNSIIFYLAGVDISKDDELGLLLISDHGIYTRDYITYQMAFKNKIPIITLLSGGYNECDQILSEKHALTFRAAKAAWATKEKHG; translated from the exons ATGTATTGGTTTTATTTTGTCATcttatttatgttatttgAATTTGTTTGGATAACTTTggaattaaaacaaaaatatccAAACAAAAGAATAATAGAAATAAGtaatttcattaattttattgaacaaacaaaaaaaaattacaatagtagaatatttcaaaatgtagaaaaaaaaaaaatcgaaaaattAATTGATCTGCACACAGAACAATTTGCACACAAATGTgtgaaaaatgaaataaataaaaaatattatcctCTATGcaataaaagaaatgaaaaagtGAACGAAATTGATGAGAAAATATGGGATTATCCCAATCATGTTAGTTGTGATAAtgagttattatttttagatATTCAAAAAGAggtatttaaaatatgtgaaaatagttttaatgaaaaaatatacgaaaatatttttaaaaatcaaaaaaaatattgtaataattcaaaaaacCCACCTTATGTTTTTCATCCAATATATTCAAATGCTGAAAGAAAAGTGAACAAATCAAACAGACATATACAGACACATCGATTTAagattaataaatatgaaaatatatttaattatttaaataaaagagaagaatgtatatatgaaaataattatattatccCATCTTGTGATATtagcaaaataaaaaagtctttattttctattcatagtacaaattttataaataaaatgtttaatataataaaaaataatgaagaaataaaattatatgaattaaatttattttctgaTTTAATAGCTAGATATTTAATTGAAATAAATGGAACAATATTAAGTTCATTATTGGCTTTAAAACATTCTATGTGTATGCATATAGGAGGAGGAAACCATCACTCAAAAAGAGATAAAGGAGATGGGTTTTGTATATTTAACGATATAGCAATAGCTgttgattttttattattttataaaattgttaaaaatgttattatattAGATGTTGATGTACATCAAGGTGATGGGACAGCcgaaatatttcaaaatcaTCAAAATGTTAAAACAATAAGTTTAcattgtaaaaataattatccatttttaaaaaaaaaatcaactATTGATATTGAATTAAATTCATATATGGAAGataatgaatatttaaaaatatatcaaaatattttaaataatattaaacctcaaaaaaattctataattttttatttggctGGTGTAGATATAAGTAAAGATGATGAATTAGGGTTGCTTTTAATTTCTGACCATGGAATATATACTAGGGATTATATAACTTATCAAATggcttttaaaaataaaataccaaTAATTACTCTTCTTTCTGGTGGTTATAATGAATGTGATCAAATATTATCTGAAAAGCATGCTCTCACTTTTCG agcTGCAAAAGCCGCATGGGCCACAAAAGAAAAGCATGGATAA